Within the Nitrospira sp. genome, the region AATTCGGGGTCCTCTGCGTACCCCACTACAGAACATTTCACAACAGCGCTCAGCCAAATTCAGGGCTCGGGGAGGACAATGATCTACACCTGGGAATGGGAGCTGCGCCCGTTGAAGTTCGGTCAGACCTCGGGGCCCTGACACCCGGACGGCGTTTCCTAAAACGGACCTTCCTAGAAGCCGAGGGCCTTCTCCAGATCCTCCTGGCCCTTCTTGAACTGTTTCTTTTCAGCGGCATCCTTTTTCTTCGTCAAGGTCTCCAGCTCCGCTGCCTTTTTCTTGAGCGCCTCGCCCTCTGCCTTGTTGGCCAGTTCTTCTTTTTCTTCCGCCAAGGAGCTGAGTTGAGCCGCCTTGATGAGGTCGTCCGATACCGTCATCCACGACAACCGATACCCGGGTTTCCTTAGTGCCTGCTCTTGATAGACCACGACGTACTTTGTGGGGTAGCGTCTCTTACCGATCTGCTGCTCCTCCAGCACATAGACCGTCGGTGTCCCATAGAGAGTGGGCTGGTAGAAATCGAAGAATGCCCGGCCCATACGTCCCTGTGTCGACACCGCTTGCATCCGTTGCATGTACACGGTGAAAGCCTGTAGATTCGTCGCATCGGGAGGTTTCTCATTCTCCAACTGTTTGCCCGCCGCCTGTTGGGCTTGATCGAGCGCTTCTTCTTCGTCTTGGAGCTGATAGCGGTACTGCTCTTTGAATTGTTCCCATTTCAACGGACCCTTCTTGGCTTTCGACTTGTAGAATTGCCCCGGATCGCTTTTGCCTTTTATGACATACGAGAGACGCCCCTTCGTCGCATCACCCGAGTCGAAGAGATAAACGCTGTCCGGAGCCACAGGCATTCCGAACTTGCCGGCATCGGGTGGCACTCCCGGTGCGAGCCCTGCTTTCTGAGGGGACAGAAATCGTTGCCCGAGCAAACCAAGGGCATTTCCTTTCCCTCGGGAGACAGTTTGCAACCAGGCCCTTCTGACGTCCGGTACCGGGTCGTTGGCCATTCGTGCCAACATGGGGACATCGCTATCCGTCGGACCGATCATCCCGATCGCGTCCAACACGGCAATGCGCAACTCCGGCTCCTCGCTCTTAAATACTTTCAGCAGTGTCGGCAAAAATTCCCGGTTCGCAGTGGAGCCGAGTGTCAGGATATCTTCCTTCAAAATTTCGAGCGCCTGCTTGCGAACTTTTTCACAGGACGCATCGTTCGCCGCCTTGCCCACGCAATCGGTGACATACGTTTTCACCGTGGCATCTTTCGGTGAACTGGCTGTGACCTCAGATGGAGGAGCGAAGCCCGCCAGCGACGTCGCCAGCGTTGGTGTCGGCATGGCAACCAGGATCGAACCAATCGACAGGACTAGAATTCGGGAACGAGAACAGAGTGTCGGTGTCATCGGCTCCCTCCTCCCTGGAGCGCGGTTCCGAAGGTCTGCAAGCGCGCGTTGGACTGATTGGCGCGTTCCTGTTGCGCCAAGGCTTGTTGCAATTGGTTCTTGGCGCTGGGGTCGAGCTGGGTGGGTTGGCAGTGTTTACGTTGCATGTCTTGCTCGCGTTTGAGTCGTTCCTGTTCCTTCTGGTAGCCTTCCCGCTCTTCTTTCAAGTAATCCACAACGGTCTGGTCGCTGCGCCAATCGACGAAGGGATTCAAGCTCTTGTGTGCTTTACAGGCCTTCGCGTGCACGTTTTCATGGTCCTGGAGAGCGCCCCGAAGACAGGCCGTGGCATTCGGATTGACCGTGACCTCACACGTCGGACCCGTGTTCGCGCCGTACGCTCGTGAACCCTTGATTTGCGCTGGATAGAAGACGAAGCCCAGCTCCCCCATTAGCACCGTGCTCCGAAACTCCTCCGTATTCATGTTATTCTGATCGGCGCCGTCTCCTAACGTCATCGAACCGTTGGCCCGTCCTTGCCAGAACTTGATCATGCGGTCCAGCTCACGCATCGCGGCTTCGGTTTGCTGGAGACGGCTTTTCACGTCCAGTTTGTCTTGCTCCGTGCACCCGCAGGGTGCGCCTCCTTGCGCGTGAAGACCAGCCGGAGCCGAGGCGAACGCCAAGACTGCCACGGTGACGCGTACTACGGCCCAAGTGTTCATAGAGCCCCCTATACCAATTGAAATGTGATGCAGTATAACGGTCCCCGTGAAATCGAAGAGATCATGCCGTCAGTTCTCTGTCCTGTTCCTGTTTCTTGTCACTCTCTTGGTCTATTCCGGCTCGTTCCACGGCGATTTTCAATTTGATGACTATTCGACAATCCTCAACAATCCGCACTATGCCGACTGGAGCACGTTTGTCGAACATGTCGGACATATCGTCCGTCCCGTCTTGTCGTTGACGTTCCTCGTCGATCGCACACTGTACGGTTCCTCGCCAACCGGCTATCACATCCTGAATCTGCTGCTCCACCTTGGGTCGGGCATCTTGGTCTACCTCATACTCACGCGAGCCGTCGTGGGCGAGGGTAGTCAACTGCCTGTGTGCACCGCACTGCTGTTTCTCATCCATCCCCTGCAAACCGAAACCGTGACCTACATTTCCGGTCGGGCATCAGGTTTGATGGCGTTCTTGTACCTTCTTGCCTTCTTCCTGTACGTCAAGGCGTCAGAATCGCAACATGACGAGAACTTCCGCCGAATCTATCTCTCAGGCGCCGTCGTCGCCGGGCTCCTGGCGATCAGCTCGAAAGAAACGGCTGTGACGCTTCCGATGGCATTGGCGCTCTGGGACGTTCTTATCAGGAGACTTCAAGGCCCTTCCCTTCGCGAAGCATTCCTCTCATCCCAGCTTCCATTCTGGATTCTTCTCGTCTTCGCGGGAGGCTGGGCTTGGAGTCATCCGCGCTATTCCTATCTCGTGGAATTCAGCTTTCAACTGCGGCCTGTATTGGACAACGTACTGAGCGAGGCTCATGCCATTGTCTATGCTCTGCTGTTGTTCGTTTCTCCCTCGAATCAGAACTTCGACCATGACCTGCCTGAACTTCACTCATTGGTTCAATGGCCGTTGCCATTCGACTTACTCGTCATCGGAATACTTCTCGCCGCCACCATCCTCATGGCCCGCCGTCTTCCCTTGTTTTCCTTCGGCACCGGATGGTTCTTGCTGCAGCTTCTCCCCACAAGCCTTGTTCCGCGTGCAGACCTCTTGAGCGAACGCAACCTCTATTTGGCATCCATCGGGCTGTTTCTCGCATTTATCGTGCTTGCCGCTGCGGCCCTGATTTGGTGTCAGGAACAGATGAAGCCACCTCGGCTGGTTTCAATGGTCGGCGCCACCGCCGCCCTTGTCGTCGTGGTTGGGCTCTGTACGATGACCGCTCACCGCAATACATTCTATCGGGACCAGCTTGCTCTCTGGTCAGATACTGTCACGAAATCGCCTCACAAAGCTCGTCCTCATAACAACCTGGGCCATGCCTATGCCTTAGAGGGCGAATGGGACAGGGCCATCGATGAATTTCG harbors:
- a CDS encoding membrane protein, yielding MVYSGSFHGDFQFDDYSTILNNPHYADWSTFVEHVGHIVRPVLSLTFLVDRTLYGSSPTGYHILNLLLHLGSGILVYLILTRAVVGEGSQLPVCTALLFLIHPLQTETVTYISGRASGLMAFLYLLAFFLYVKASESQHDENFRRIYLSGAVVAGLLAISSKETAVTLPMALALWDVLIRRLQGPSLREAFLSSQLPFWILLVFAGGWAWSHPRYSYLVEFSFQLRPVLDNVLSEAHAIVYALLLFVSPSNQNFDHDLPELHSLVQWPLPFDLLVIGILLAATILMARRLPLFSFGTGWFLLQLLPTSLVPRADLLSERNLYLASIGLFLAFIVLAAAALIWCQEQMKPPRLVSMVGATAALVVVVGLCTMTAHRNTFYRDQLALWSDTVTKSPHKARPHNNLGHAYALEGEWDRAIDEFRLAVQLDHAYVLAQSNLRHAYLHRVGRE